AGGTATGGTGGGTCCCGTAACGAACTATTCTAGTGGTCATCAGATTATTCCGGTTCCCTATACGGAGTTATCTGGAATAGATGCCTTTGCTGAGAGTTATTGTAAAGAAAATGCTGGAAAGCATCTGGAAGTGCGGAGGCTTATCGGATTCTGTTTACTAGCTAAGCGGAGTGTTCTTGATGAGATTGGATGGTTTGACGAACAGTTCGGACTCGGGAACTATGAAGATGACGATCTTTGCTTAAGAGCCATTAGAAAAGGATACTCATTACTCGTTGCCCAAGATTCCTTCATTCATCATTTCGGTCACGCCACGATGAATCAACTACCTACAGAGGATTTACGTACACTGCTTGATAAAAATGGTAAAAAGGCGACAGAAAAATGGGGTAACAACATTCATCAATTGATTTATAAGCCAGCTATTCGTGTCAGCTTGTGTATGATTGTGTGTAATGCCGAACCATCCATACGTCATACATTAGTATCCTTAGCAGATCTAGTAGATGAAATCATTATAGTTGATACAGGCTCTACAGATCAGACCCTTGAAATAGCTAGTCAATATACACCCCATGTCTTTTCATTTGTTGGTGCTGAGGGGAATCCTATCGCTTACCAGTATGCTTTCGATGTAGCTACGAATGATTATATTCTTTGGTTACATGCAGGCGATGTATTGGACTGCAAGGAGAAGAGAGAGTTCTCAGGACTGAAGCTCTCGGTAGATAACGAGGTTAACATTATTACCATGACTGTGGGTGGAGCAACTGAACAACCTTTGCGATATCTAATTCGAAAAGATGGCGGATTTATGCCGTTGGAACATTTGGAGCGAAATCTTCAGGTGGGGAGTACGCTAGATAGCGGGATTCAAATCAAGCATATGGCATAAGGAGATGTTAGGTTAAGGTTCGGCAATAATATAATCTCCCAAAAATGAGGGTGTTCCAAAAGCCATAAATGGCTGAGGACGCCTTCTTTTTATTAACAAGGAAGAATGGGTGTTCTATAAGCCACTCTGTGAACGGAACGTTCCTCCAATCGATCTGGTCTCCAAATTTCTGGTTTGAACTCGAGCAGCAGTTGAAATTTGGAGATCAAGCATATGCTTACGGAACAGCTTTCCTTTGGAAAGCTTTTAGGCGACCAATGCCGCTTTTCCGTAATCGTTTCTTCCTCTATGCTGATTGTAGCGAAGAGGACGGAAATGTCATGGAGAAGCGAAGCGTTCGCCTTTGTCCCTGAATTTTAACCGCTAACAGCGATATATTGAAAAAAATTTGGAGGCAACAGCGATCGGAAGGACAATCCGTCCGCGTAGCGGTCATTATCAACATTAATTTTAGAATCCGTCACGAGTCTGGCTACGATAAGCACGATTATATCCCAGACTGCCACTCATTTGCTCAATGGAGACAGGGTGAGCGAACTGAGTGGACATATAGAGTATCATTTGCTTCATGGTGCGCTGAACTTGGGACTCAGTCCCAGTTAGACGAGATTGACTAGATAGAATATCTTCTGCTTCTGCAAGAATGAGGTATA
The nucleotide sequence above comes from Paenibacillus sp. IHBB 10380. Encoded proteins:
- a CDS encoding glycosyltransferase family 2 protein, with translation MKTSIVILTYNQLHMTIHCLESIRRNTPEDYEIIVIDNGSTDETVTYMKTQTDVILHENTENLGFGKGCNQGIECASGDQILFLNNDTIVTKHWLENMLDALYSHERVGMVGPVTNYSSGHQIIPVPYTELSGIDAFAESYCKENAGKHLEVRRLIGFCLLAKRSVLDEIGWFDEQFGLGNYEDDDLCLRAIRKGYSLLVAQDSFIHHFGHATMNQLPTEDLRTLLDKNGKKATEKWGNNIHQLIYKPAIRVSLCMIVCNAEPSIRHTLVSLADLVDEIIIVDTGSTDQTLEIASQYTPHVFSFVGAEGNPIAYQYAFDVATNDYILWLHAGDVLDCKEKREFSGLKLSVDNEVNIITMTVGGATEQPLRYLIRKDGGFMPLEHLERNLQVGSTLDSGIQIKHMA